GATAGCGAAAAGCGGCATACTGCTGTGGCTTGTCGGGCACTGTCGCCGTCAAAAATAAGTTGTTAGCTGAGCCTTGATAACCGATACGAGTGGGAATGCCGCTCAACCACAACAGCAACGCGGTGGCCCAGTCTTGGGTCGCCGTCAGCACGACCTCGTATTCGCGATCGCGCACGATTCCCAACAGGTTGGCCCAGTCAGCCGGACTGTTATTTTTGCCAAATGGATAAGGAATGGTGGACTTTACCACCTTGGAAACTCGATAGGCCGCTGCTGCCGTCGGCTCTACCACTACAGAAATCTCGGCCTTGGGGAAGGCTTGTTTGAGCTGCTCAAGCGTCGGAAAAAAAAGAAGCTGTTCGCTGATTCCACCCGGAACGAGAGCCAGTACTTGCATAGCTGTCCATCTTGCTTATCCGTTCCACATTCTAGAGGAACGTGGCCAGTAAGAATGCGTTGTTCCCGACAAAACTACCAATAATTAATGGTGAGATTTGCTTATCAGTCTGGCAGCTGCGGGTTTCAGGGTAGGGTGGGGAGAGAATTCTGCGAAAGGAGTGTCGGTCGTGCATCTGTTGATCCCTGCTGCTGGAGTTGGGCGTCGCATGGGCAGCGATCGCAACAAACTGCTGTTGCCATTGCGGGGGCAACCGATTTTGGCGTGGACCCTGCGAGCAGCGGCAGCCAGCGCCAGCATTGAGTGGGTTGGCTTGATTTGTCAGGAAATTGACAAGCCCGATTTGCTGGCGATTTTAGATACTCTCAACCTGGCGAAACCCGTCGTGATGGTGCTGGGGGGCGAGACTCGTCAAGAGTCGGTTTATAACGGTTTGCAAGCGCTACCCCCCACGGCTGAGCAGGTGCTGATTCACGATGGGGCTCGGTGCTTAGCCACCCCCGACTTGTTTGATCGCTGTGCTGCCGCCCTGCAAACTTGTCCGGGCCTGATCGCGGCCATTCCCGTCAAAGACACCATCAAAATTGTGAACGACGATGGCATCGTGACGGCAACGCCCGATCGCAACTATCTTTGGGCCGCCCAAACTCCCCAAGGGTTTCATGTCGCCCCGCTCAAAGCTGCCCATGATGAGGGCAAAGCTAAGCAATGGACCGTCACCGACGACGCGGCCTTGTTCGAAAAAGTGGGCCTGCCGGTGAAAATTGTGCCGGGCGAAGAGACAAACTTAAAGGTCACCACCCCCGAAGATTTGAAGATTGCTGACAGTGTGCTGAGCGATCGCGAAACCGCCGCGTAAGCTATGAACAATCACGGCTGGAAGGTGGTCAGCTCAGTGCTCCCTGAGTGGCGCGATCGTCTGCATGGCAGGGCGAGATGAAGCGACTTGAGCGAACGATCACCTTCCAGCGTTGCCTCAGTTTGCACCACAGAAGGTACATATGGAACTCAAAGCCATTCCCCTAACCATTCCCGATGGGGCCAATGTCATCTTGGGACAATCCCATTTCATCAAAACGGTTGAAGATTTATATGAAGTCATGGTGGGGATTTCGAGCCAGGTCAAGTTCGGCTTGGCTTTTTGTGAGGCGTCTGGTCCTTGCCTGATCCGCCAAGCGGGCAATGACCCTGAATTGACCGCGATCGCCGTCGAAAATGCTCGCAACGTAGCTGCTGGGCACACCTTTCATATTTTGATGCAAGAGGCTTTTCCGATTAATTTCCTGCCCGCAATCAAAGCCTGTCCCGAAGTCTGTGGCATTTACTGCGCCACGGCCAACCCGGTGCAAGTGATCGTGGCGGAAACAGACCAGGGCCGGGGCATCTTAGGGGTGGTCGATGGCAGTTCGCCCCAGGGAGTTGAAGGGCCTGAGGATGCGGCAGACAGGCACAACTTTTTACGGCAAATTGGTTACAAGCTGTGAGTTCTTGTCTCGAAGACGTCGATCCTGAAAGAGGCGCGGTGTCAACGTGTCGCCCGATTGCGCCCAAAGCGGAGACCGCCGTTGCCTCAGTTTGGATGGAAGGCGATCGCTCGTCCTGATGGCAGATTTTTTGACTCCTGGCCCGCCGCCTCAAGTCAGCCATCATGAGTCAACTTTTTCACGCTCAACAGAGCCTGGTGAGAGGTGATTAGATCCCTGGAAAATCAGGGATTTCAGGGACTGATTTCAGTGAATTCCGTAGTTAGAAAATGCAACATTCGGGGCAAGTTAATAACACGGAGTCACGTCTATCACCCCAGTGGGATTTACGCCTTCGATTTTAATGCTCCTATCCCCTTCATCTATTCATACGCCGTGCTATCTTCCGCCACCTTGAAATCCCAACTCACTCAATCCGAGCTGTCCTTACAGCCAGTCAAGTTGCTCTCGCAACGCGACGATTACACAACTTGCCATGTCTTCATTCCTGAGCCTGGAGTGCCCGGGGGCGGGCACCGCTCTCCCGCAATCGTGCTAGACGGTGGCTTTTACAGCTTCTTTCGCTCAGCTACTGACCCGGTCAAGATTTTCAGCCTCTTGCAAAAGCTGGCTGCCAATGGCGAACTTGCGGTCATGACGCCGACCCCCAAAGGCTATGCTATTTGGGTTGCTGAACCCGAGGCTTATTTGGTGGCTCCCAGCGGTCAACAACCGAGAACATTACCACCGTCGTTTGGGCCAGCAAATTGTTGGATTATCAGTGATCGCCAACCGGGGTATCGTACCTGCACCCTTAAGGTGCCCGACCTGCCGGATACGGTGCCGGGGCTCGCCGAGGGACAAAAGCTTTTTAGTCTCTATCGCCGTGAAACCGAGGCTGACACGGCGCTTAAATTAGGCTCTCGCCTCTCGCAGCGGGGTGACGAAATTGTGATTGTGGCCGCTCAACAAGAATATGCCATCTGCATCTATGAGCCCGGCGCGACGATCGCGGAGTGAGCGATCGCAAAGGAGGCGCAATAATGGCGAAAGACCTGGCTAT
Above is a genomic segment from Leptolyngbya iicbica LK containing:
- the ispD gene encoding 2-C-methyl-D-erythritol 4-phosphate cytidylyltransferase, whose amino-acid sequence is MHLLIPAAGVGRRMGSDRNKLLLPLRGQPILAWTLRAAAASASIEWVGLICQEIDKPDLLAILDTLNLAKPVVMVLGGETRQESVYNGLQALPPTAEQVLIHDGARCLATPDLFDRCAAALQTCPGLIAAIPVKDTIKIVNDDGIVTATPDRNYLWAAQTPQGFHVAPLKAAHDEGKAKQWTVTDDAALFEKVGLPVKIVPGEETNLKVTTPEDLKIADSVLSDRETAA
- a CDS encoding adenosine-specific kinase, which codes for MELKAIPLTIPDGANVILGQSHFIKTVEDLYEVMVGISSQVKFGLAFCEASGPCLIRQAGNDPELTAIAVENARNVAAGHTFHILMQEAFPINFLPAIKACPEVCGIYCATANPVQVIVAETDQGRGILGVVDGSSPQGVEGPEDAADRHNFLRQIGYKL